In the Theobroma cacao cultivar B97-61/B2 chromosome 1, Criollo_cocoa_genome_V2, whole genome shotgun sequence genome, one interval contains:
- the LOC18610957 gene encoding uncharacterized protein LOC18610957: MKDDDTVPTTTATTGTAYVKKESSDSSLFGKGRYKFWALAAILLLAFWSMFTGTVTLRWSAGNLNRLSDDLDSPIHDDLDVLEMEEREKVVKHMWDVYTNSRRIRLPRFWQEAFEAAYEELTSDVPGVREAAITEIAKMSIRSVDLDPPPIQSTNARELSKGLKRSEKGGSKVASIGSGQ, from the exons ATGAAGGATGATGACACTGTGCCGACGACGACGGCAACAACGGGCACGGCGTATGTGAAAAAGGAAAGCTCAGATTCGAGTCTATTTGGTAAAGGCCGTTATAAGTTCTGGGCATTAGCAGCGATTTTGTTGCTGGCATTCTGGTCGATGTTCACCGGCACCGTAACTCTCCGGTGGTCCGCCGGTAATCTCAACCGTCTTTCCGATGATCTCGATAGCCCCATCCATGACGATCTAGACGTCCTC gAAATGGAGGAGCGAGAGAAGGTGGTGAAGCACATGTGGGATGTGTACACTAACAGCCGTCGGATCAGATTACCGAGGTTTTGGCAAGAGGCGTTTGAGGCTGCCTACGAGGAGTTGACCAGTGACGTGCCTGGGGTTAGAGAGGCTGCAATCACTGAGATCGCTAAGATGTCCATCCGCTCCGTCGATCTTGATCCTCCTCCCATCCAATCAACG AACGCAAGGGAACTGAGCAAGGGTCTGAAACGATCGGAGAAAGGAGGATCCAAGGTAGCCTCTATCGGAAGTGGTCAATGA
- the LOC108662380 gene encoding polyol transporter 5-like: MAGVKDQGYILGVTSVVGFIKIGIILTARFIMDKIGRQPLLLVSVAGMILSLAGLGFGLTIFCHSDEKLIWAVDMGVAMAFLCAAFFSAGLVPITWVYSSEVLPLRLRAQGASLGAAVNLDTRGLTSLAFISSHGVSLLEGRFCCSREWHQWRGCFFISCYLKHMGNPLRRRKSDVVVLLVHQMMKNHPSLTDAWQDQNG; encoded by the coding sequence ATGGCAGGGGTAAAAGATCAGGGGTATATTTTAGGCGTTACATCAGTCGTCGGATTCATTAAGATTGGCATCATCTTAACCGCACGTTTTATAATGGACAAAATCGGACGGCAACCTTTGCTTCTTGTCAGCGTAGCTGGCATGATCCTATCCCTCGCTGGTTTAGGCTTCGGATTGACGATCTTTTGTCATTCGGATGAGAAATTAATATGGGCCGTTGATATGGGCGTGGCCATGGCTTTCCTTTGCGCAGCGTTTTTTTCTGCTGGATTGGTCCCCATCACGTGGGTCTACAGCTCGGAGGTTTTACCTTTGAGATTAAGAGCCCAAGGGGCAAGTCTAGGGGCAGCAGTTAATCTGGATACACGTGGCTTAACATCGTTGGCTTTCATATCATCGCACGGTGTGTCACTGTTGGAGGGGCGTTTCTGTTGTTCGCGGGAGTGGCATCAGTGGCGTGGttgtttttttataagttGCTACCTGAAACACATGGGAAATCCTTTGAGGAGAAGGAAATCAGACGTGGTGGTGTTGTTGGTACATCAGATGATGAAGAATCATCCAAGCTTGACGGACGCGTGGCAGGATCAGAACGGTTAG
- the LOC18610958 gene encoding putative polyol transporter 2 produces the protein MLHKIPGFPGMARLTKFTLTCAILASLTSFLAGLQYGELGNETGDLFMKNNERKIETFLTFSSIFHFLAPLAAGTLSDLIGRRYSLLLSPIFFSFGSLVTSLAPNYVVFVTGYLLLDTGISFALAVTHVYITELSPDWTRWFLTTFPEVFWSIGYLVDNTFPHISSKKILISRLGLGTIPSILLAFAMLFTLPESPGWLVTRGKLSEATRVLTKTSVSEEEAKLRLGEIKLAAESKQSG, from the exons ATGCTTCACAAAATTCCTGGATTCCCCGGCATGGCACGTTTAACCAAGTTCACGTTAACATGTGCAATCCTCGCCTCCCTGACTTCATTTCTAGCAGGCTTAC aataTGGTGAGTTGGGCAACGAAACAGGGGACCTTTTCATGAAAAACAATGAAAGAAAGATTGAAACTTTCTTAACATTTTCGAGCATTTTCCATTTCCTAGCACCGTTAGCCGCCGGAACTTTATCTGACCTTATTGGCCGTAGATATAGTTTATTGTTGTCTCcgattttcttttccttcggTTCTCTGGTAACCAGCCTAGCTCCAAACTACGTCGTCTTCGTGACTGGTTACCTTTTACTTGACACCGGGATTAGTTTCGCGCTAGCTGTAACTCACGTTTACATCACCGAGTTATCCCCCGATTGGACTCGCTGGTTTTTGACTACTTTCCCTGAAGTGTTTTGGAGTATCGGGTATTTAGTGGACAACACCTTTCCTCACATCTCTTCCAAAAAGATTCTCATTTCGCGACTCGGACTCGGAACGATCCCGTCGATTTTGTTAGCTTTCGCTATGCTATTCACTTTGCCTGAATCACCGGGTTGGCTTGTAACTCGAGGTAAACTCAGTGAGGCAACACGAGTTCTTACCAAAACCTCAGTTAGCGAAGAGGAGGCGAAGTTAAGACTCGGCGAGATTAAATTGGCCGCCGAGTCAAAACAGAGTGGTTAG